CGCCGGTCCCCGATCCCCTGGGCCACGCCGTCGATCCACGCCCGGTACGCGTCCCCGTCCGCCGCGCCGCCCTGCGAGAACTGCCCGCAGTCGCGGTGCGGGATGTTGTAGAGGACGAGGATCGCCGTCCGGTCCGCCTTCCCGGCGGCCTCGGTGAACCCCCGCGCCTCCGCCTGCGGGTTCTCCGGGCCGATCCACTCCCCCGTGGGCTGCTCCGCGATCTTCCTGATCTGACCCGCCTCGGCCCGCTTCCCGGCCCTCTCGTACGCGACGACCTGCCGCGCCGCGTTCCCGTCCGGATTGACCCAGAACGGATCCGAGGCCTTCGGCTGCTGTGTGATGCGGCCGGCGGCCGGATCGTCCTTGTCGTTGCCCTTGTCCTTGTCCCCGCCCCCGGAAGAGGAACACCCGGCGATCAGCAGCGCGGCCCCCACCGCGACAGCGACAGCGCGTGCCCCCACACCCCTCGTCCCGTACATCCAACTCCCCCTTGGGTGTACTGCCTTGGGTAGAGCGCCTTGGGTAGAGCGCCTTACGCACCAATCGTGACATACCTGTCAGCGCACTGGGGAGCAGTCACAGTCCCGTGCCGGTCAGATACGCCGACACGACCACGTTCGCCGAGTATGTACGGCTCGCCCGGTCGAAGGTGCCGCCGCAGGTGATCAGCCGCAGCTCGGCCCGGCCCGGCTGCCGTGGCCCGTACGCCTGTCGGGCGTCGAAGTGATCGCGATCGAGGATCTCGGCGGTCTCGACGGTGAACTCGGCGACCCGGCCGTCGTCGCGGATCACCCGCACCGTGGCGCCGGGCCGCAGGCTGCTGAGCCGGTAGAAGACCGCGGACCTGGTATCGGTGTCGACGTGCCCGACGAACAGCGCGGTCCCTGCCGCCCCGGGACTCACCCCGGCCGCGTACCAGCCGACCACGCCCGGCTGATCGAAGGGCGGCGCCTCGATCGCGCCCTTCCGGTCCAGGCCGCGGGCCAGGACCGGCGCCTGCACCCCCAAGGCGGGGATGTCGAGGCGCAGGGGCACGCCGGCCTGCCCCAACGGCCGTACCGAGGGAGGTAGTTCGGCCTGCGCCGGCCGCCCGGCGGCGGCCATGTCACCGGTCGTCGGCGCGGCAATCCCCTGGGGTACGTCGGTCACCTCGCGGCCCCACAGCCACAGGCCGAGCAGCAGGACCACCCAGGTGACACCCATCAGCAGGCGGCCGGTGGCGGAGGAACGCTCATACTCGGACACGGTTCACTCCATACCGCGGCCGCGGCGGGCGCTCCGGGCCACCACCACGATGGCCGCGACGGCCGCTAGAACGACACCGACGATCGCCTGCCGGGCACCGGGCCCCGTGGCCCGGGCGTCGACGGACTCGAAATGCGAGGTGGCGCCGCCGCCCGCGTCCACCGGGGCGATCGGCGAGGAGGGGGCGGACGGCGGCCGCGTGGCGCTGGGGGACAGTGAAGCAGCCTGGGGCAGTGATGCAGCCGGGGGCAGTGGGGCGGTCCGGGACAGCGGGGCGGTCGGGGAGCCGGAGGGGGGCGCCGGACCGGTCGGGGCCGTCGACGCGAGCGGGGCGGTCGAGGCGAACGAGGCGGTCGAAGCAAACCGGTCAGACGGGGCAGACGGGGCGGACAGGGCGTACGGGGCCGGAGAGCCTGAGCCATAGGGGGCCGAAGAGGCATACGGCGCGGAGGAGGCACTCGGGGCCGACACCGTAGGCCCGCCGACGGTGAGCACGGCCTTCACCTCCCGCCCGTCACAGCCGACCGTGACGGTGTACAGGCCTGGTTTCACCGCGGAGCGGACCCGGGTCTCGCCGGCCAGCGTGCCCTCCTCGCCGACGAGCCGCGCCTGAGCGACGAACGCGTCCGACACCGCGGTGCCGGTCGTCCCGGGGCAGCCCTCCACCGCCAGCCGGACGTCGCCGCCCGGCACAGGGGACGCCGGGATCAGAACAACGCCTTGCGTATCCGCCGCGTACGCCGTGGGTGCGAGTGCGGCAGCGATGACGGCTCCCGCACAGAGAGTGAGCCGTAGTGAACCCATCGTGAACCTCCCGATACCAGGAGACTCCCCCTGCGGGCACTACGGCGCATCCGGACGGGACCCTCGACTACTCCGTACGGGGGTCGATCCTGCGCCGTACGGCCGCCGCCGCGCACAGAGCCATCCCCTGAGGTGACGGCGCAGGCCCCGGCTACTCTTTAGCCACCTCGCAAGCACGCGTCCGGCAGGAGAACCCCACATGGCAGAGCGCAAGCCGATCGAATCCTGGCTTACCGACATGGACGGGGTCCTGATCCACGAAGGCATCCCGATTCCCGGCGCCGACGAGTTCATCAAGCGCCTGAGGGAGTCGGAGAGGCCCTTCCTCGTTCTGACCAACAACTCGATCTACACCCCTCGCGACCTGCACGCCCGACTGCGGCGCATGGGGCTGGAGGTGCCGGTCGAGAACATCTGGACCTCGGCGCTGGCCACCGCCCAGTTCCTCGACGACCAGCGGCCGGGCGGCACGGCGTACGTCATAGGCGAGGCGGGCCTGACGACGGCGCTGCACGAGGTCGGCTACATCCTGACCGACACCGACCCCGACTTCGTCATACTCGGCGAAACGCGGACTTATTCGTTCGAGGCCATGACAAAGGCGGTCCGGCTGATCAACGCGGGCGCTCGCTTCATCGCCACCAACCCTGACGAGGTGGGTCCGTCCGCCGAGGGCCCCTTGCCCGCCACGGGCGCCGTCGCGGCGCTGATCACCGCCGCGACCGGCAAGAAGCCGTACTTCGTCGGCAAGCCGAATCCGCTGATGATGCGCGCCGGGCTCAACGCCATCGGCGCCCACTCGGAGACGTCGGCCATGATCGGCGACCGCATGGACACGGACGTGCTCGCGGGCCTTGAGGCCGGCATGCGGACCTTCCTCGTCAAGACCGGGGTGACCCAGCCGGAGGAGGTGGACCGCTTCCCGTACCGGCCCTCGAAGATCGTCGACTCGATCGCGGACCTGATCGACCTGGTTTGATCGCGACGAGACCGTGGTGAGGCCGTGGTGAGGCCGCAGTGAGACCGCGGCCGTGAGGAAGGCATTCAGGCTCTCCGATGAGGTCCTCTTCGGGGGCCCTCATGGGAGAGCTGCCTTCCACCGACCCGCGGTCTCAGCGGCGTCCCCGGTACAGCACGAACGGGGCGCCCGCGACGAGGATGCCCGCCAGCAGGAGCAGTCCGCCGGCCACCGCGCCGATGTCGTGCGGCGCCTGCGGTCCGGTGTTGGCCAACTCCTCGGCCGCCGGGCTCTGTGGGCTCTGTCGCGGCGTGGGCGAACGCGACCCCCGCTGTTTCCCTGTGTCGCCGGGGACTCTCGTGCCCTCGATCCGGAACCGGTAGTCGTTCGACTCGCCGACCCAGTCCCCGTCCTCCCCGTGTCGCTGCACGATCGCCGCCTTCGCCACGACCTCGTTCGCCTGGGTGTCGGAGGTGAGGGAGAGCCGCACCTTCACGGTGAGCGTGCGCCCCGGGGCCACCGTGAAGCCGGGGAAGCCGTCGTCGAAGGCGCCGACCAGTTCCGCCTGGTCGGTGTGTTCGAAGGTGACCGGGTGCGGGTGGTCGCCGTCGAAGAACTCCAGTTTGGGCTGAGTGGCCTTCAGTACGCGCTTGGCGTCGACCAGGACGACCACCGGGTGGATGTCGCCGCAGGGGTGCGCGGTCGTGTTCTCCAGGTCGATGAAGAAGGTGTGGTAGCCACCGCCGGCCTCGTACGCGTCGTGGCCGCCGTGGATGCGGGTGGTGAGCGGGAAGGTCTGACCGGTGGCGGCACAGCCGGGCTGCTGGTCGGCCGGGAGCGCGGCGGCGGGCGCGGACAGGAGGAGGGTCGCGGCGGCGAGGGCGAAGGGGAGGAGCAGGGACGGACGGGGGAGCCGGGACCGCTGGGGCCGTCGGGGCGACCGGGACCTCCGGGGCAGTCGGGGCAGTCGGGGCAGTCGGGGCAGCCGGGACTCCCGGGGCAGTCGGGGCCGCCGGGATCGGCGAGTTGGTCGGAACAGTCCAGGCAGTCGAGGGAGTCGCATGAAAATATGACCGGCCATAGGTGATGGCCCCTGGCGCACGCCACGCCTTGAGGGGCTGAGTCGACGCCCAAGTCCCCTCGATCAGCGCAGTCTCCCGATCAGCGCAGTCTCCCGATCAGTCCAGTCTCCCGATCAGCGCAGTCTCCCGACCAGACCAGCCTGCGCACGGAGTCGGGTGCCGCGAGGCGTCACCCCTCCGCCCGCCCGAACAACGGCGCGAGCAGCAGCTGCGCCGCGCCCTCCGCGACACCCCGCGCACCGCCGGGAGCGATCCGCACCGGAACGGTCCGGGTCGAGCCCTCCCGCCGGGCGCGTTCGCCGAGGACGGCGGCCACTCCTCGTACGAAGGACTCCTTGTAGGCGGCGACGGTACGGCCGCCGAGCAGCACCAGGTCGATGTCGAGCAGCCCGGCCAGGTTCGCGGCGCCCGCGCCGAGGACCCGCGCCGCCTCGCTCACGTCACCACGCGCCACGGCGGCGAGGCACAGTGCCTCGATGCAGCCCCGGTTGCCGCAGCCGCACGGCGGCCCGTCGAGCTGGATCACCTGGTGCCCGAACTCCCCCGCGCCGGTCCGGGCCCCCCGGTGCACGACCCCGCCGATCACCAGCCCGGCGCCGAGACCGGTCCCGAGGTGCAGATAGGCAAACGATCCGTACGAGCCGAACGACCCGTGCGACCCGGACAACCCGTACGCGCCCTCCGCGTCGTCGACCGCCCCGCCCAGGGCGAGCCCGAGCGCGGCGGCGTTGGTGTCCTTGTCGACCACGACCGGCACCCCCAGCCGCCGTGCCAGCGCGTCGCGCAGCGGAAACCCGTCCCACTCGGGGAACCCGGTCACACGGTGCAGGACACCATGCAGATGATCGAGCGGGCCGGGGAGCGCGACACCGACTCCGAGCACGGGCACAGGTATGGGCACGGGTACGGACGCGGACGCGGGTACCGGTGCGAACGCGGGTACCGGGGCGGACACGGCTACCGGAGCGGACACGGCTACCGGAGCGGACGCGGGTACGGGAGCGGACGCGGGTACAGGTGCGCCCAGCAGCCCCTCCACCTCCCGGGCCGCCCCCTCCACCACGGCCTCCGCTCCGGCGCCCAGGTCCAGCGGTGCCCGCCGCTCCCCGACCACCGCGCCCGTGAGGTCGCACAGCACTGCCCGCAGTTCGTCCCGGTCCAGATGCAGCCCCACCGCGTGCCCGGCCCCCGGCACCAGCCGCAGTACCGTCCGCGGCTTGCCGCCGGTGGAGGCGCGGCGGCCCGCCTCCGTCGCGAGGCCGTCCGCGCGCAGCCGGGCCGTGATCTTGCTGACGGCCTGCGGGGTCAGACCGGTCCGCTCCGCGAGCTCCAGGCGGCTGATCCCGGACTCCCCCGCCGTGCGCAGCAGATCCAGCACGAGCGCCGCGTTGTGGCTGCGCAGCGCCGGCAGGTTCACCCCGCTCGGCACCGTCCCCTCGCCCCCGCGCCTGCCCGCCCCGGATCCGGATCCCGCATACGTCCTGTTCACACCCCCATTCTCCCTCCTGCTTGCACTTTGGCAACAGCGTTGCGAAAGTAGAGCCATGACTGGCACAGCCCCTGGTACTGACACCCCCCTCCGCGTGGGCCTCGTGGGCTACGGCCTCGCGGGCTCCGTCTTCCACGCCCCGCTGATCGCCGCCACCGAGGGTCTGGTCCTCGACACGGTCGTCACCTCGAACCCGGAGCGGCAGGAGCAGGCCCGCGCCGAGTTCCCGGACGTGCGCGTCGCGGCCGCGGCCGACGAGCTGTGGCCGCGCGCGGGCGAGCTGGACCTGATCGTCGTCGCCTCCCCGAACAAGACGCACGTCCCGATCGCGAGGGCAGCCCTGGAGGCGGGCCTGCCGGTCGTGGTCGACAAGCCGATCGCGGGGACGGCGGCCGAGGCGCGCGAGCTGGCGGCACTGGCCGAGGAGCGCGGCCTGCTGCTCTCCGTCTTCCAGAACCGCCGCTGGGACAACGACTTCCTGACCCTGCGCAAGCTCCTTGCCGAGGGCGAACTCGGCGACGTCTGGCGCTTCGAGTCCCGCTTCGAGCGCTGGCGCCCGCAGCCCAAGGGCGGCTGGCGCGAGTCCGGCGACCCCGCAGAGATCGGAGGTCTGCTGTACGACCTCGGCAGCCACGTCGTCGACCAGGCGCTTGTCCTCTTCGGTCCCGCGGCCTCCGTGTACGCCGAGTCGGACATCCGCCGCCCGGGCGCGGAGACGGACGACGACACGTTCATCGCGCTCACGCACACCAGCGGCGTCCGCTCCCACCTGTACGTCTCCGCGACGACGGCCCAACTCGGCCCGCGCTTCCGGGCCCTGGGCTCCGCCGCGGGCTACGTCAAGTACGGTCTCGACCCGCAGGAGGCGGCCCTGCGCGAGGGTCTGCGCCCCGGGCCGGGCTGGGGACAGGAGCCGGAGTCCCTGTGGGGCCGTATCGGCGCCGGCGAGTCCCCGCTGACCGGCGGCGGAGACCCCGTACCGACGCTCTCCGGCGACTACCCCGCGTACTACGCGGCGATCGCGAAGGCCCTGCGCGAGGGCGGCCCCAACCCGGTCACCGCACTGGAGGCGGCCGCGGCCCTCGACGTACTCGAAGCGGCCCGGCGCTCGGCCCGCGAGGGTGTGGCGGTGACCCTGTGACGACGACGACCGGCCCCGAGATCCCCGAACTCGAAGCGCAGGAGCGGCGCCTGACGCTTCCTCACTTCACCTACGACGACGCGTGGGCCCTGGGCACCCTGCTGGTCGAGCTGGCGCGGGCGCGCAGCGCCCCGGTCGCGATCGACATCCGCCGCGGCGGCCAGCAGCTCTTCCACGCGGCGCTGCCCGGATCGACCCCGGACAACGACGCCTGGATCGACCGCAAGCGCCGCGTCGTCGAGCGCTACGGCTGCTCCTCCCTGCTGGTCGGCTCCCGCTTCCGCGCGAAGGGCACGACCTTCGAGGAGTCCTCCCGCCTCGACCCCGACGTCTACGCGGCCCACGGCGGCGCGTTCCCGATCACGGTCGAGGGCGCGGGCGTGATCGGCACGGTGGTGGTCTCCGGCCTGCCACAGGTGGAGGACCATGCGTTGGTGGTGGAGGCGCTGGAGAGGTTCAAGGACGAGGGGTAGGTGCGCCCCTGAAAGGGGCGCGGGGCTGTGACACTATGCGGCTCCGCCGCGTGGGCGCGACCAGCCACCGACAGCCCGCAGCTGACGCACCACCCGCAGTTCCCCGGCTCCCCCAGCGGAGCGCCTACGCGTCTTTGAACTCCTGCCGCTGCCGCCCAAGCCCTTGGATCTCGAGCTCGACCACATCCCCGGCCCGCAAAAACGGCTTCGGCTCGGGCTCCCCGAGCGCAACCCCCGCCGGCGTACCGGTGTTGATGACGTCACCCGGGTACAGGGTCATGAACTGGCTGACGTACCGCACGACTTCGGCGACCGGGAAGATCTGCTCGGCGGTGGTCCCGTCCTGCTTCAGCTCCCCGTTGACCCAGAGCTTCAGGGACAGGTCCTGCGGATCGGCGACCTCGTCCGCCGTCACCAGCCACGGCCCCAGCGGATTGAACGTCTCGCAGTTCTTCCCCTTGTCCCAGGTCCCGCCGCGCTCGATCTGGAACTCGCGCTCGGAGACGTCGTGCGCCACCGCGTACCCGGCGACGTGCGCGAGCGCCTCCTCGTGCGACTCCAGGTAGCGGGCCGTACGGCCGATGACGACCGCCAGCTCGACCTCCCAGTCGGTCTTGGTGGACCCGCGCGGCACGAGCACGGTGTCGTGGGGCCCGACCACCGTGTCGGCCGCCTTGAAGAAGATCACCGGCTCGGCGGGCGGCTCGGCACCGGTCTCACGGGCGTGGTCGTGGTAGTTCAGCCCGATGCAGACGATCTTGCCGATCCGGGCGAGCGGCGGCCCGACGCGCAGCCCGGTGGCGTCCAGCTCCGGCAGCTCGCCCGACTCGGCGGCGGCGCGGATCCGGTCGAGCGCCACTTCGTCGGCGAGGAGCGTTCCGTCGATGTCCGGGACGAGACCCGACAGGTCCCGCAGGGTCCCCTCGGCGTCGAGCAGAGCGGGCCGCTCCGCCCCCGCCGTACCGACTCGCAGCAGCTTCATGATCACAATCTCCCTCGATCGCATGCAGCCCGCCCGATGGAGGTGACCGGCCGGAGTGCGGTCCGCGCCCAGCCATCGGAGGACTGGTCGATCCTCCAAGGTCACAGGCCGGTCCGCAATACCCCGTTCACGGACTGGACCACCGGTCCCTGGCGGCTCAGCGGTACAGCACCGCCCGCTCGACCGCGCTCCACGCCGTACTGGTCACCATGTACAGCGCGGCGGCCAGCGGTACGACGGCCACGGTGACGAGGGTGAAGAAGGACAGGAACGGCATGATCTTGGTGACCGCACCGAGGCCCGGCACCTGTTCGCCGTCGCCGACCGGGACAGGGCTCGGGTTCGCGGCCGTCATCCGCTTCGCATTCCGGTAGTTGAACGCGGCGACGGCCGCGACGAGCGCGAACAGCCCGAGGTAGACCAGCCCGGCCGCCCCGAGGAGTCCTCCGTGACCGAGCGCGTCGGCCCACCGGTCGCCGAGGGGCGCGGCGAACAGCGTGTGGGTGAGCAGGTCGTTGCTCTCGCCGCCGATCCTCGTGCTGGAGAAGAGGTGGTAGAGGAGGAAGAAGGCGGGCGCCTGGAGAAGGCTGGGCAGAAGGCCGGACAGTGGGGAGACCTGTTCCTCCGCGTGCAGGGCGAGAACCGCCTTCTGGAGCTTCTCGGGGTTCTTCGCGTGCTTCCTGCGCAGCTCGGCGATCTTCGGTTGCAGCTTGGCGCGCGCCTTCTGCCCGCGCGCCGCGGCCCGCGACAGGGGGTGGACGAGGAGTCGTACGAGCGCGGTGAACAGGACGATCGCAGCGGCTGCCGCGGAGGCGTGGAAGAGCGGCTGGAGCAGGTCGGCCAGCCGCTCGACCAGCCCTGCGAACACGGACATGAATGCGGACATGGGTGGGAGCCCTCCGGGGTCTGTCTCGTCGTGCCGGGTGGGAAGAGGTTGAAGAGGTTTCGGCATGACGACCCGCGCGGGGTCACGGACGTGCGGCGTCCACGGAGGTACGACGGCGTACGGACGCACGACGGCTTGCACGGACGCACGACGGCTTACGCAAACGCACGACGGCTGGCACGCACGCACGACGGCTTAGGCAAACGCACGACGGCAAGCACGGACGTACGACGGCTTACGCAGACGCACGACGGCGAACACGCACGTACGGCGGCTACGCAGACGCACGACGGCCAGCACGCACGTACGACGGCTCACGCAGACGCACGACGGCTAAGGCGGACATGCTGCGGCATGCACGGACGCGTGACGGCTAGGCGGACATGCGACGGCATGCACGGACGCGCGACGGCGCACACGAACGTACGACGGTGATGTGCCCTACGCGACGGTCGTCGGAAGGGCGCGCCCCGGTGCCCGCGGTCGGGTACGGCCCCGGGCGTCGGGGTCCCGCTGCGGCAGGAAGGCGGTGCGGTGTTCGCGGTCGCGGATGGCCGTGCGCACCCGGGTCGGCGGCACGACGGGCACGCTGCGCGCGGCGATCAGCGCGCAGACGGCGAGGGCAGAACCGGCCGCGGCGGTCGCGGCGAAGGCGAAGGCGACGGCGGCGGAGAGGCCGCCGGTGTCGAGGACGGCGACCTCGAGGAGCAGGAGCAGCAGCACGGCGGCGGGGCGCAGATTCGCCCAGGTCCGGATCATCGGCTTCCCTCCCCCAACTTGCCTGTCTCCTAAGGCGCTTACGTTACCCACCGCCGTTATACATGATCGGTCTCGATCGGCTGCAGCAGCCTCTTCGGCTTGAGCAGCGCCCTGCTGACCGGGTTGGCCGGGTTCGGGTCGAGTCCGGGTCCCGGCACCATTTCGACGTCGGAAACGGGTACGACGGTTCCGCAGTCGGGGCATTCGCCGTACGGGCCGAGGTCTTTCTCCGTGCCGCAGGTCGCGTGCCGGAAGGCGCGCAGTTGCGTCTCGGAGAAGTGTTCGCGACCCCACAGGCCGAGTGCGCGCAGGGTGGGCCACAGGGCGATGCCACGGTCGGTGAGGACGTACTCGTCCCGCGGCGGCGACTCCTGGTAGCGGCGCTTCTCCAGGATTCCCTCGGCGGTGAGGGTCTGGAGGCGGGCCGCGAGGACGGCGCGCGGGATGCCGAGGTGGACGAGGAAGTCGTTGTAGCGCCGTACGCCGTAGAGCGCGTCGCGCACGACGAGCAGCGTCCAGCGCTCGCCGACGACCTCCAGCGCACGGGCGATGGAGCACTCCTGCGTCGCGTAGTCCTTGCCGAGAGCCATGGCCCTACTGTAGCCACTTTCCGGCGTATGAGTTCATTCACTGAACTGATTCCTCCAAATTGGTTCAATGACCGAACCGAGGCTGTTACGGTCGTAGGCCTACCCAAGGTTCAATGACTGAACCTGTTGCCCCCTACCCGCCCCGGAAGGGCAGGCCATGTCACAGCCGGCACGCACCACGGAAACCACCGCCGCCCGCGCGCTCCCACAGACCTCGCAGAGCTCCCAGACCTCCCAGACCTCGCAGACCCCACGAGCGACCCCCACTCTTGCCCTGACCAGCGCGGCCACCGCCATGGCGCTGATGACGTACACCGCGCCGGTGGTCACCCTCCCCGACACCGCCGCCGCCCTGCACACCTCGGTCTCCGCGCAGGCCTGGCTGCTCAACGGCACCCCGCTGGGCCTGGCCGCGCTGCTCCTGGTGGCCGGCAGCCTCGCCGACGACTACGGCCGCCGCCGGATCTTCCTGGCCGGCACGGTCGCCCTCGGCCTCACCACGGCGTTCGGCGCCCTCGCGACCTCGACCTGGCTGTTCACGCTGGCCCGCATCACGCAGGGCGCGGCGAGCGCGGCGATCCTCGCCAGCAGCCTCGGCCTGCTGGTACACGCCTTCCCGACCCCACGCGGCAGGCTGCACGCGACCGGCGTGTGGGGCGCGTTCGTCAGCGGGGGCATCGCGGTGGGCCCCCTGGTCGCCGGGTCGCTGCCCAACTGGCGGCTGGCGTACGAGATCCTGGGCGCCGCCACGCTGGTGATCGCGGCCCTGTCGGCACGCGCCCTGACGGAGTCCCGCGCACCCCGGGGCGGCCGCCCCGACCTGGCGGGGGCCACGGTCTTCAGCCTCGCTCTCGTCTCCCTGGTCGCCGCGCTCACGCTGGGCCGCGACGGCTGGCTGCGCGCACCGGTGGCCCTGCTGTTCGCGGCGGCCGTGGTCCTGATCGCGGCCTTCGCCCTGATCGAACACCGCACCCGCACCCCCATGATCGACCTCGCCCTGCTGCGCCGGCCGCGCTTCCTCGGCTCCGCGGCGGCCGGCCTGTTCACGGGCCTGGCGGTGATCGGCCTGTTCAGCTTCCTGCCCGCGCTGCTCCAGCGGACGCTGGGCATGACGCCGATGGCCACCGCATGGCTGTTCCTGCTCTGGTCCGGACTGTCCTTCACGGTCGCGCTCCAGGCGAAGCGGCTGGCGGGCCGCGTCTCACCGCGCCACCAACTGGCCCTCGGCTTCGTGCTCCACGCCGCGGGCGTCCTGACCATGCTCGGCGCGGTCGGCTCGGGATCCTGGACCCGCCTGCTGCCCGGCCTGTTGATCGGCGGCGTGGGCAGCGGCCTGCTGAACGCCGCACTCCCCCTCGTCTCCGTGGAGTCGGTCCCCACCGAACGGGCGGCGATGGGCTCGGGCGCCCAGCAGACGTTCCGCTACATCGGTTCGTGCGCGGGCGTCGCCCTCACCATCGCACTGGTGACGTCGGGCGGCGGCTCGCCGGCACACGGGGCGAACGTCGCGATGGTCGTCTCGGTGGGCCTGGCGCTCGTGGGTGCGCTCGGCGTACTGCTGCTGCGCGAACGCGCCTGACCGTCAGATGAGGCGGGCCTTCGGCTTGCACGGGCCCTCCCGACCGTGCCGAAGGCTGGCTGCCTCAGCGAGGCCGCGCGGAGGCGAGCGTGCCCCACACCACGAGCCGGTACCGGGAGGTGAACTCCGGGGTGCAGGTGGTGAGGGTGAGGTAGTACCCGGGCCGGTCGTACCCGTACGACGGCTTGACGGTGCTGCGGGGCACGGGCGCGATGACGCCTCCGTCGCGGGCGGACGTCTGCGCGAGGATCCAGTCGACGACGTACGTGTACGTGGCGGTCCTGGTCTCGACGGTGACGGTGTCCCCGCGCCGCATCCGGTTGAGGTGCCGGAAGGGTTCGCCATGGGTGTTCCGGTGCCCGGCGAGCGCGAAATTGCCCGCCTGACCGGGTTGGGCGGTGCCCGGATAGTGGCCGACGTACCCCTTGTTGAGCACGCCGGTCTTGCTGATGCCTTCGGCGAT
The Streptomyces sp. CGMCC 4.7035 DNA segment above includes these coding regions:
- a CDS encoding class E sortase, with translation MRAPVVVHRTRRRRALRRRALWTGGELFVTVGLVLMLFVVHQLWWTNREARQGAERKVQALEREWTEPGETGDSSVGGSASTPEAGGSSTTTTKADRQQRRQRQGQAVVAAHPAPSQAYAVLTIPRLSLQAPIAEGISKTGVLNKGYVGHYPGTAQPGQAGNFALAGHRNTHGEPFRHLNRMRRGDTVTVETRTATYTYVVDWILAQTSARDGGVIAPVPRSTVKPSYGYDRPGYYLTLTTCTPEFTSRYRLVVWGTLASARPR